From one Culex quinquefasciatus strain JHB chromosome 3, VPISU_Cqui_1.0_pri_paternal, whole genome shotgun sequence genomic stretch:
- the LOC6048948 gene encoding V-type proton ATPase subunit S1, giving the protein MKFGCCAAALLALVALSTSALASPSDVPVIIWGKPSVTYVPALSQYTTAEFAALLESQTDAGTFTVVFAEERLSTEDLAQCKLKTQTCFRNLAKVERKSYLPSVQEPMATFGGDFEDIQSVQLAGDGSLSERIVPKAGSIVVVNLSGDDFASHDALIDGLYNRLRAEFPNLLAVYTGKTPSFRYSSLIRRTRQAEPTVPNDVLQIPNTFMMYYEKFEAGPVGGPLTAVVFNGVTKEDANSSDTTLQVNLSGPAADLRINFALAQGNWQIMGVTYNQVPYYLRHRVDINQHFSYRCNDMRYVTPDMKNEIVLTEVQLQPHWQKQDEPDFVKFGDAWNCVGFTTPGILTGLFLVFIFIFIGAYGITWMMDIRTMDRFDDPKGKTITVNTAGD; this is encoded by the exons ATGAAGTTTGGTTGCTGTGCCGCGGCGCTTCTGGCGCTGGTGGCGTTGTCCACCTCCGCCCTGGCGTCCCCGTCGGATGTTCCCGTTATCATCTGGGGCAAGCCATC CGTGACCTACGTTCCGGCGCTGTCCCAGTACACGACGGCGGAGTTTGCGGCCCTGCTGGAATCGCAGACCGATGCCGGAACGTTCACGGTGGTGTTCGCCGAGGAGCGCCTGTCGACGGAGGATTTGGCTCAGTGCAAGCTGAAGACGCAGACGTGCTTCCGGAACCTGGCCAAGGTCGAGCGCAAGTCGTACCTGCCGAGCGTGCAGGAACCGATGGCCACGTTCGGAGGTGACTTTGAGGACATCCAGAGCGTTCAGCTGGCCGGGGATGGCTCGTTGAGCGAGCGGATTGTGCCGAAGGCGGGTTCCATCGTGGTGGTCAACCTGAGCGGGGATGACTTTGCGTCACATGACGCTTTGATCGATGGTTTATATAACCGACTGCGGGCGGAGTTCCCGAACCTGCTGGCCGTGTACACCGGCAAGACGCCGTCCTTCCGCTACTCGTCGCTGATTCGACGCACGCGCCAGGCGGAACCGACCGTCCCTAATGATGTACTCCAGATTCCAAACACTTTCATGATGTACTACGAAAAGTTCGAGGCCGGCCCCGTCGGAGGTCCGTTGACTGCGGTAGTCTTCAATGGTGTCACCAAGGAGGATGCCAACAGCTCGGACACCACCCTGCAGGTCAACCTGAGTGGTCCCGCAGCCGATCTCCGCATCAACTTTGCCCTCGCCCAAGGCAACTGGCAAATCATGGGCGTAACGTACAATCAGGTGCCGTACTACCTGCGCCACCGCGTGGACATCAACCAGCACTTTTCGTACCGCTGTAACGACATGCGCTACGTCACGCCGGACATGAAGAACGAAATCGTGCTGACCGAGGTCCAGCTGCAGCCGCACTGGCAAAAACAAGACGAACCGGACTTTGTCAAGTTTGGCGACGCCTGGAACTGTGTCGGCTTCACTACGCCCGGAATTCTCACCGGACTGTTCCTGGTGTTCATTTTCATCTTCATCGGCGCGTACGGCATCACCTGGATGATGGACATCCGCACGATGGACCGGTTCGACGATCCGAAGGGCAAGACCATCACGGTCAACACGGCCGGAGATTAA
- the LOC6039684 gene encoding 5-aminolevulinate synthase, erythroid-specific, mitochondrial isoform X1 codes for MNKLFNFTVTPSLFRSVSSIKKMPCPFLTRLSTSYVRNYAPALLKAYGAQCPVVARTISTLQNPPPSVESASAKVEQNRNLSSLQQPKPKEEGGKKCPFLSTAAPHVKELGAESVDVPASRPFQYEEFFHEQIMRKKKDHSYRVFKKVNRLAEAGKFPQALEYSWGERPITVWCSNDYLGMSCHPEVKKAVANALETYGAGAGGTRNISGNSLNHENLEKRLAQLHEKEGALLFTSCFVANDSTLFTLAKALPGCHIFSDAGNHASMIMGIKNSGVPKHIFRHNDPAHLRELLSKVDKSLPKIVAFETVHSMTGAICPLEELCDIAHEFGALTFVDEVHAVGLYGAHGAGVGEREGLLHKMDIVSGTLGKAFGNVGGYIASTSLLIDMVRSYAAGFIFTTSLPPTVLCGALKAVEILASDEGRELRARHQDNVRYLRTKLQQEGFPVEHTPSHIIPVKIGNPAQCTEVSDQMIKRFGHYIQAINYPTVARGEEKLRLAPTPHHNRDMMDILIRDMKVVWKDLGLPLNGPPCTAECTFCRKPLLFDRFESRTKAACAAEINCQIPNCPQIAAIAN; via the exons ATGAACAAG CTATTTAACTTTACCGTCACTCCGTCACTGTTCCGCTCGGTAAGCAGCATTAAGAAGATGCCTTGCCCCTTCCTGACCCGTCTGAGCACCAGCTACGTGCGCAACTACGCCCCGGCCCTGCTGAAGGCGTACGGCGCCCAGTGTCCGGTGGTGGCGCGCACCATCTCGACGCTGCAGAACCCGCCGCCGTCGGTGGAGTCTGCGTCCGCCAAGGTGGAGCAGAACCGGAACCTGAGCTCGCTGCAGCAGCCCAAGCCCAAGGaggaggggggcaaaaagtgTCCGTTCCTGAGCACGGCCGCGCCCCACGTCAAGGAGCTGGGCGCGGAAAGTGTGGACGTTCCGGCGAGCCGGCCCTTCCAGTACGAGGAGTTCTTCCACGAGCAGATTATGCGCAAGAAGAAGGACCACTCGTACCGGGTGTTCAAGAAGGTGAACCGTCTGGCCGAGGCCGGTAAGTTCCCCCAGGCGCTGGAGTACTCCTGGGGTGAGCGTCCGATTACGGTGTGGTGCTCGAACGACTATCTGGGCATGTCGTGCCACCCGGAGGTCAAGAAGGCCGTGGCGAACGCGCTGGAGACTTATGGCGCGGGAGCGGGAGGAACCCGGAACATTTCCGGCAACTCGCTGAACCACGAGAATCTCGAGAAGCGGCTGGCCCAGCTGCACGAGAAGGAAGGGGCGTTGCTCTTCACCTCGTGCTTCGTGGCCAACGATTCGACGCTGTTTACGCTGGCCAAGGCTCTGCCCGGATGCCACATCTTCTCGGACGCCGGAAACCACGCGTCGATGATCATGGGCATCAAGAACAGCGGAGTGCCGAAGCACATCTTCCGCCACAACGATCCTGCGCACCTGCGCGAACTGCTCTCCAAGGTGGACAAGTCTCTGCCTAAGATTGTTGCATTTGAGACGGTGCACTCGATGACGGGGGCAATCTGTCCGCTGGAGGAACTGTGCGACATTGCGCACGAGTTTGGCGCGTTGACGTTCGTCGACGAGGTCCATGCCGTTGGGCTGTACGGCGCTCACGGTGCCGGTGTAGGAGAACGTGAAGGTCTGCTGCACAAGATGGACATCGTGTCGGGAACGCTCGGCAAGGCGTTCGGCAACGTGGGCGGCTACATCGCCAGCACCTCGCTGCTGATCGACATGGTCCGCTCGTACGCGGCCGGGTTCATCTTTACCACTTCGCTGCCACCGACGGTGCTGTGTGGTGCGCTGAAGGCCGTCGAGATCCTGGCCTCGGACGAGGGTCGTGAGCTGCGCGCCCGTCACCAGGACAACGTCCGCTACCTGCGCACAAAGCTCCAGCAGGAAGGATTCCCCGTCGAGCACACCCCAAGCCACATCATTCCAGTTAAGATCGGCAACCCGGCCCAGTGCACCGAGGTGTCGGATCAGATGATCAAACGCTTCGGCCACTACATCCAGGCCATCAACTACCCGACGGTGGCACGTGGCGAGGAGAAGCTCCGTCTGGCGCCGACGCCGCATCACAACCGCGACATGATGGACATCCTGATCCGGGACATGAAGGTCGTCTGGAAGGACCTGGGGCTGCCGCTGAACGGGCCGCCGTGCACTGCG GAGTGCACCTTCTGCCGTAAACCGCTGCTGTTCGATCGCTTCGAGTCGCGCACCAAGGCCGCTTGCGCCGCCGAAATCAACTGTCAGATCCCGAACTGCCCCCAGATTGCGGCCATCGCAaactaa
- the LOC6039685 gene encoding UPF0183 protein CG7083 translates to MLDLEVVPERSIGTDNWEFILGMHFSQAVAIIQSQVGIIKGVQVLYSDTTPLNVDIIINLPQDGIRLIFDPVQQRLKAIEVFNMKLVKLKYYGLPFNSPEVVPSIEEIEHSFGATHPGVYDAAKQLFALHFRGLSFYFPVDSKLQPGYAHGLGSLHFPSGASPIVSKMALYCGGSVAESRPPPLPLSCYNQQLYLESATVLRNSSGTRGLRLQLYTEGSPRALEPRKQCLTREVIFGDSCQDVASNLGAPSRVFFKSEDKMKIHSPSAHRRVQSKRSDFFFNYFTLGIDILFDARTQRAKKIILHTNYPGHYNFNMYHRCEFNLQLAPDKVTEDTPLDSPVSVSAYCKWDTISARLAPAERPVVLHRAGSTNTANVFGSTFCYGYQDIIFEVMPNNYIASVTLYHPAPYSESAYAIGSNASSVSNSTRNLLQDGGPGSKPVNNIRISA, encoded by the exons ATGCTGGATCTGGAGGTGGTTCCGGAGCGGTCCATTGGGACGGACAACTGGGAATTTATTCTGG GAATGCACTTCTCCCAGGCCGTCGCCATCATCCAGTCCCAGGTGGGCATCATCAAGGGCGTCCAAGTGCTGTACTCCGACACGACCCCACTAAACGTGGACATCATCATCAACCTGCCCCAGGACGGAATCCGCCTAATCTTCGACCCCGTTCAGCAACGCCTCAAGGCGATCGAGGTGTTCAACATGAAGCTGGTCAAGCTAAAGTACTACGGACTGCCGTTCAACTCGCCCGAAGTGGTGCCCTCGATCGAGGAGATCGAACACTCGTTCGGGGCGACCCATCCGGGTGTGTACGACGCCGCCAAGCAGCTGTTTGCGCTGCACTTCCGCGGGTTGAGCTTTTACTTCCCGGTGGACAGCAAGCTGCAGCCGGGTTACGCCCACGGGCTGGGATCGTTGCACTTCCCCAGCGGAGCGTCCCCGATCGTGTCCAAGATGGCGCTGTACTGCGGCGGAAGTGTGGCCGAGAGCCGACCGCCGCCACTGCCGTTGTCCTGTTACAACCAGCAGCTGTATCTGGAGTCGGCTACGGTGCTGCGGAACTCGTCGGGAACGCGCGGTTTGAGGCTGCAGCTCTATACGGAGGGGTCGCCCCGTGCGCTGGAACCTCGCAAGCAGTGCTTGACGCGTGAGGTCATCTTCGGGGACAGCTGCCAGGACGTGGCTAGCAATCTGGGCGCACCGTCGAGGGTTTTCTTCAAGAGCGAGGACAAAATGAAGATCCACTCGCCCAGTGCGCATCGACGCGTCCAGTCCAAGCGGAGCGATTTCTTCTTCAACTACTTCACCCTGGGAATCGACATTCTGTTCGACGCGCGTACGCAGCGCGCCAAGAAGATCATTCTGCACACCAACTATCCGGGACATTACAACTTCAACATGTACCACCGGTGCGAGTTCAACCTGCAGCTGGCGCCGGACAA GGTCACCGAGGACACCCCGCTCGACTCGCCGGTTTCGGTGTCCGCGTACTGCAAGTGGGACACCATCTCGGCCCGGCTGGCCCCGGCCGAACGCCCGGTGGTTCTGCACCGCGCCGGGTCAACCAACACGGCCAACGTGTTCGGGTCGACCTTTTGCTACGGCTACCAGGACATCATCTTCGAGGTCATGCCGAACAATTACATCGCGTCGGTGACGCTGTACCACCCGGCGCCGTACTCGGAGTCGGCGTACGCCATCGGCAGCAACGCGAGCAGCGTCAGCAACAGCACCCGGAACCTGCTGCAGGACGGCGGCCCTGGCAGCAAACCGGTCAACAACATTCGCATCAGCGCATGA
- the LOC6039684 gene encoding 5-aminolevulinate synthase, erythroid-specific, mitochondrial isoform X2, translating into MPCPFLTRLSTSYVRNYAPALLKAYGAQCPVVARTISTLQNPPPSVESASAKVEQNRNLSSLQQPKPKEEGGKKCPFLSTAAPHVKELGAESVDVPASRPFQYEEFFHEQIMRKKKDHSYRVFKKVNRLAEAGKFPQALEYSWGERPITVWCSNDYLGMSCHPEVKKAVANALETYGAGAGGTRNISGNSLNHENLEKRLAQLHEKEGALLFTSCFVANDSTLFTLAKALPGCHIFSDAGNHASMIMGIKNSGVPKHIFRHNDPAHLRELLSKVDKSLPKIVAFETVHSMTGAICPLEELCDIAHEFGALTFVDEVHAVGLYGAHGAGVGEREGLLHKMDIVSGTLGKAFGNVGGYIASTSLLIDMVRSYAAGFIFTTSLPPTVLCGALKAVEILASDEGRELRARHQDNVRYLRTKLQQEGFPVEHTPSHIIPVKIGNPAQCTEVSDQMIKRFGHYIQAINYPTVARGEEKLRLAPTPHHNRDMMDILIRDMKVVWKDLGLPLNGPPCTAECTFCRKPLLFDRFESRTKAACAAEINCQIPNCPQIAAIAN; encoded by the exons ATGCCTTGCCCCTTCCTGACCCGTCTGAGCACCAGCTACGTGCGCAACTACGCCCCGGCCCTGCTGAAGGCGTACGGCGCCCAGTGTCCGGTGGTGGCGCGCACCATCTCGACGCTGCAGAACCCGCCGCCGTCGGTGGAGTCTGCGTCCGCCAAGGTGGAGCAGAACCGGAACCTGAGCTCGCTGCAGCAGCCCAAGCCCAAGGaggaggggggcaaaaagtgTCCGTTCCTGAGCACGGCCGCGCCCCACGTCAAGGAGCTGGGCGCGGAAAGTGTGGACGTTCCGGCGAGCCGGCCCTTCCAGTACGAGGAGTTCTTCCACGAGCAGATTATGCGCAAGAAGAAGGACCACTCGTACCGGGTGTTCAAGAAGGTGAACCGTCTGGCCGAGGCCGGTAAGTTCCCCCAGGCGCTGGAGTACTCCTGGGGTGAGCGTCCGATTACGGTGTGGTGCTCGAACGACTATCTGGGCATGTCGTGCCACCCGGAGGTCAAGAAGGCCGTGGCGAACGCGCTGGAGACTTATGGCGCGGGAGCGGGAGGAACCCGGAACATTTCCGGCAACTCGCTGAACCACGAGAATCTCGAGAAGCGGCTGGCCCAGCTGCACGAGAAGGAAGGGGCGTTGCTCTTCACCTCGTGCTTCGTGGCCAACGATTCGACGCTGTTTACGCTGGCCAAGGCTCTGCCCGGATGCCACATCTTCTCGGACGCCGGAAACCACGCGTCGATGATCATGGGCATCAAGAACAGCGGAGTGCCGAAGCACATCTTCCGCCACAACGATCCTGCGCACCTGCGCGAACTGCTCTCCAAGGTGGACAAGTCTCTGCCTAAGATTGTTGCATTTGAGACGGTGCACTCGATGACGGGGGCAATCTGTCCGCTGGAGGAACTGTGCGACATTGCGCACGAGTTTGGCGCGTTGACGTTCGTCGACGAGGTCCATGCCGTTGGGCTGTACGGCGCTCACGGTGCCGGTGTAGGAGAACGTGAAGGTCTGCTGCACAAGATGGACATCGTGTCGGGAACGCTCGGCAAGGCGTTCGGCAACGTGGGCGGCTACATCGCCAGCACCTCGCTGCTGATCGACATGGTCCGCTCGTACGCGGCCGGGTTCATCTTTACCACTTCGCTGCCACCGACGGTGCTGTGTGGTGCGCTGAAGGCCGTCGAGATCCTGGCCTCGGACGAGGGTCGTGAGCTGCGCGCCCGTCACCAGGACAACGTCCGCTACCTGCGCACAAAGCTCCAGCAGGAAGGATTCCCCGTCGAGCACACCCCAAGCCACATCATTCCAGTTAAGATCGGCAACCCGGCCCAGTGCACCGAGGTGTCGGATCAGATGATCAAACGCTTCGGCCACTACATCCAGGCCATCAACTACCCGACGGTGGCACGTGGCGAGGAGAAGCTCCGTCTGGCGCCGACGCCGCATCACAACCGCGACATGATGGACATCCTGATCCGGGACATGAAGGTCGTCTGGAAGGACCTGGGGCTGCCGCTGAACGGGCCGCCGTGCACTGCG GAGTGCACCTTCTGCCGTAAACCGCTGCTGTTCGATCGCTTCGAGTCGCGCACCAAGGCCGCTTGCGCCGCCGAAATCAACTGTCAGATCCCGAACTGCCCCCAGATTGCGGCCATCGCAaactaa